The Manihot esculenta cultivar AM560-2 chromosome 1, M.esculenta_v8, whole genome shotgun sequence genome has a window encoding:
- the LOC110622160 gene encoding WRKY transcription factor 71, whose translation MSNNENKNPFQHDPFHYSNQRGSGGRSEFPFFDDNHPSTMYNNQPSLIRQTLPCSDPFMSFTECLSMDYNTLSTAFDHMPCSPSEVISSSIHHCSGAPAGKSSSPPANDGHPSTPDSSISSSSNDAATQQASPKTKEKHHHHHQKQHQDAMEKTKNKVCSKSKTKQKEKGEREARFCFLTKSEIDLLEDGYKWRKYGQKAVKNSSYPRSYYRCTTQMCTVKKRIERSFQDPSIVITTYEGKHNHQCPATIRPNAAPGILSPNSLLPSTSSIMPHRPSFPQDLLARLLPPDDNSHHGDPTAMFYPNLFAPQQQLHHLPDYGLLQDLLPSSFLPKQHP comes from the exons atGTCAAATAATGAAAACAAAAACCCTTTCCAACATGATCCTTTTCACTACAGTAATCAGAGGGGATCCGGGGGCCGGTCGGAGTTTCCATTCTTCGACGACAACCACCCATCAACGATGTACAATAATCAACCATCACTGATACGACAAACTTTACCATGCTCTGATCCCTTCATGAGCTTCACTGAGTGCCTATCTATGGACTATAACACCTTATCCACAGCCTTTGACCACATGCCTTGCTCTCCTTCTGAGGTTATTAGCAGTTCTATCCACCACTGTTCAGGTGCACCAGCTGGAAAATCATCATCACCACCCGCCAATGATGGACACCCTTCCACCCCAGATTCATCAATATCTTCTTCATCTAATGATGCAGCAACCCAACAAGCCTCACCCAAGACCAAAGAAaagcaccaccaccaccatcagAAACAACATCAGGATGCCATGGAAAAGACTAAAAACAAAGT ttGTTCGAAGAGCAAGACAAAACAGAAAGAGAAAggggaaagagaggcaaggttTTGCTTCTTGACCAAGAGTGAGATTGATCTGCTTGAAGATGGTTACAAATGGAGAAAGTACGGCCAGAAGGCTGTCAAGAATAGTTCTTATCCAAG AAGCTATTACAGATGCACCACTCAAATGTGCACAGTGAAGAAACGAATAGAGAGATCATTCCAGGACCCATCAATTGTGATCACCACATACGAAGGGAAACATAACCATCAATGCCCTGCAACTATTCGACCAAATGCTGCACCTGGAATTCTGTCACCTAATTCGCTTCTGCCATCCACATCTTCAATAATGCCCCATCGACCAAGTTTTCCTCAGGACCTCCTCGCTCGCTTGCTTCCACCAGATGACAACAGCCACCATGGTGACCCTACTGCCATGTTCTATCCAAACCTATTTGCTCCACAGCAGCAGCTCCATCATCTCCCTGATTATGGCCTTCTGCAAGATTTACTTCCCTCCAGCTTCCTCCCAAAACAGCACCCATGA